Proteins encoded together in one Oncorhynchus masou masou isolate Uvic2021 chromosome 3, UVic_Omas_1.1, whole genome shotgun sequence window:
- the LOC135515767 gene encoding rab effector MyRIP-like isoform X4, whose translation MRRKLDMSGLTDDEAEHVLQVVQRDMKLRKKEDERLSELKQELDEEGSRCSLLSRQHRFNERCCIRCCSPFTFLVNPKRPCLDCKYNVCKTCRSYSKKDKAWVCSACQKGRLLKTQSLEWYYNNVKCRFKRFGSAKVLKTLYRKHLAEHGTLGELTEGSTYEESIGNEGSVCSENAFYRQSEEHSMAETLTVALRVAEEAIDEAIAKAEGHTDSQDKQSEARYLRDHREELIEELATTIVQKIIRRRKNLAEMKPDYDLDWLPDNQSGDLPLASSSPSCKISRTTSARAKASIWRSHSAFSLLDDNVMMQCSGVSQDSQHGLKKEGGAAGLANWKSVDRLDNSSASSVLKSPDGNWIAQQSTQLSRPSLLTKRKSLVFSVLEKESGVISAYDEMGSDDAEGGEGAWGAALLEIRRKMTNANNNQGSEAPDSQASDDQQHSLPSPLLDHHASTDTLNSESEVEEDQIRGQEPKSRKPLLAILKRKVPVEHRCTPSSRRSSRPGIFDVNFNPEGTEAESSGADELEEGGKVRRTRRRKRTKKDQGEGRGEEYSSMLLDALAKKLSVKKTSQSGAVTPDTLTLDGGLTSRSLTPEPRGPEGEAPGCGAPKGQGGGTMGVTINLEQELTIRLRELASQVGLAHLSSSEDELDRSGEDEGGREGRGEGTQEEERLWHIEIEMEGGRAGEGEVEKRTKEREGDGGGELKSTLIKLASQVRGTEFSSTEDELDRVGRVEREWERERVEERTKKREREGREEHTVKLRMLASQVTHFSSTEEELDRVGVSDGEMEEQREGEREGEKEELTYERCRLARQVNDAQLSSTEDELDRVGLYDEEMEKGREERGGEGGGEREETDAEALWEMEGDKEELTSKLRDLASLVSASQFSSTEDELDRVGRNEGERKEGRKGDRMKLSNRVADWVRERCGEKEGKWHGEKWGEMEGERRRVQVERVREKPWYLGEMEVEGRRMNKERRDSIGELDVRLFDFEDESEKEGELQSEEMDTKVEEEGVMKVQRMMERMFEGGKEEKRAGEAERKVEGGMGEAEVVERERETTESVDTVEGEVMFDKIISNLEHTLGGLEVEMDGEMVANPEREGREEDKNQTKVGESKFKKEEEIDEYLINEMLMSEQLSDTFGTLDKTGVKPQEKSGGKERERDSSDKTVECVVERGEKEAREKDEQAETETHKSIRPQHLDERMEQVSDQTKSETSRDLEEESKGVERGGYEGGEVEEQTSEKEMDYFGEREGENFEKNTDEKETESNRTKDPEESAPCVQEEILSSEEIQNRYSAMSLRSITTEVLTVLNATEDLLQGVEEGDYACSPPYTPSLPLNTDTKRLDEQLSRLEENVYVAAGTAYGLEAELDDLEECARAIGNSTSDLELSYLEEQVASAAAQVHQSDLQTQTFALEKRRKRGILPLVLPRVSDIAARITALKNAGLNVVPQNRFTKPKKQPKIKKPKPD comes from the exons GCTTCTAAAGACCCAGTCCCTGGAGTGGTACTACAACAATGTAAAGTGTCGCTTCAAGAGGTTTGGTAGTGCCAAGGTGCTGAAGACACTATACAGAAAACACCTGGCGGAGCATGGGACGCTGGGAGAACTCACAG AGGGTAGCACGTATGAGGAGAGCATCGGCAACGAGGGCAGCGTCTGTAGTGAAAACGCTTTCTACAGACAGAGTGAAG AGCACAGCATGGCAGAGACCCTGACGGTGGCACTGAGGGTGGCAGAGGAGGCCATCGACGAGGCCATCGCCAAGGCAGAGGGACACACCGACAGTCAG GACAAGCAGAGCGAGGCAAGGTATCTGCGAGACCACAGAGAAGAGCTGATTGAGGAACTGGCCACAACCATTGTGCAGAAA ATCATCCGGCGGAGGAAGAATCTAGCTGAGATGAAGCCAGACTATGACCTGGACTGGCTCCCCGACAACCAGAGTGGTGACCTGCCCTTGGCTTCAAGCTCCCCCAGCTGCAAGATCTCCCGCACCACATCAGCCCGCGCCAAGGCCTCTATATGG CGGTCTCACTCTGCCTTCTCGCTGCTGGATGACAACGTTATGATGCAGTGCTCTGGGGTGTCCCAGGACTCTCAGCATGGGCTGAAAAAGGAGGGAGGAGCGGCAGGATTGGCCAACTGGAAGAGTGTTGACCGCCTGGACAACTCCA GTGCGTCCTCAGTGCTGAAGAGCCCAGACGGGAACTGGATCGCCCAGCAGAGCACACAGCTGTCTCGGCCCAGCCTGCTAACCAAGAGGAAGTCACTGGTATTCAGCGTTTTGGAGAAGGAGTCCGGTGTGATCTCCGCCTACGATGAGATGGGCTCAGACGACGccgaggggggagagggggcctGGGGCGCCGCCCTGCTGGAGATACGCAGGAAAATGACAAACGCCAACAACAACCAGGGGTCAGAGGCACCAGATTCTCAGGCCTCTGACGACCAGCAGCATAGCCTCCCCTCACCCTTGCTGGACCACCACGCCAGCACGGACACCCTCAACTCTGAATCTGAGGTAGAAGAAGATCAGATTCGAGGTCAAGAGCCGAAGTCCCGGAAGCCTCTGCTCGCCATCCTGAAGAGAAAGGTGCCTGTGGAGCACCGGTGCACCCCGTCTTCACGTCGGTCATCCCGCCCGGGCATCTTCGACGTGAACTTTAACCCTGAGGGGACGGAGGCTGAGAGCAGCGGGGCTGATGAGCTGGAGGAGGGGGGCAAAGTCAGGAGGACGCGAAGGAGGAAGAGGACTAAGAAGGatcagggggagggaagaggagag GAGTATAGCAGCATGCTACTGGATGCCCTGGCCAAGAAACTAAGTGTGAAAAAGACCAGCCAATCTGGCGCAGTCACCCCAGACACTCTGACTTTGGATGGAGGCTTGACCTCCAGGTCGCTGACCCCTGAACCCCGGGGTCCTGAGGGGGAGGCCCCCGGCTGCGGGGCCCCTAAGGGCCAGGGAGGAGGGACCATGGGAGTGACCATCAATCTTGAGCAGGAACTGACCATCAGACTGAGAGAGCTGGCCAGCCAAGTCGGCCTCGCACACCTCTCATCATCTGAGGATGAACTGGACAGATCGGGAGAGgacgagggaggaagggagggaaggggagaaggaACTCAGGAGGAGGAGCGGTTATGGCATATAGAAAtcgagatggaaggagggagagcgggagagggtgaggtggagaagaggacaaaagaaagggagggagatggaggaggagagctgAAGTCAACACTAATCAAGCTAGCTAGTCAGGTCAGAGGCACAGAATTCTCATCCACTGAAGATGAGTTGGACAGAGTGGGTAGGGTTGAgcgagaatgggagagagagcgggtggaggagaggacaaaaaagagggagagagaaggaagagaggagcaCACCGTAAAGTTGCGTATGCTGGCTAGCCAAGTCACACATTTCTCATCAACAGAGGAAGAGCTTGACCGAGTGGGTGTCagcgatggagagatggaggagcagagagaaggagagagggagggagagaaggaagagctGACATACGAACGGTGCAGACTGGCTAGACAGGTCAATGACGCGCAGTTGTCATCAACAGAGGACGAGCTGGATAGAGTGGGTCTCTatgatgaagagatggagaaagggagggaggagagaggaggagaagggggtggagagcGGGAGGAGACTGACGCTGAGGCACtgtgggagatggagggagataaagAGGAACTGACCTCCAAGTTGAGAGATCTGGCCAGTCTCGTTAGCGCGTCCCAATTCTCCTCTACGGAAGATGAACTGGATAGAGTGGGAAGgaacgagggagagaggaaagaggggagaaaagGAGACAGAATGAAGTTGTCCAATAGAGTGGCagactgggtcagagagagatgtggagagaaggagggaaagtggcatggagagaaatggggagagatggagggagagaggaggagggtacaggtggagagggtgagagagaagccCTGGTACCTGGGGGAGATGgaggtggaagggaggaggatgaacaaggagaggagagatagcatCGGAGAACTAGACGTCAGACTCTTTGACTTTGAAGAtgaaagtgagaaagagggagagctgcAAAGCGAAGAGATGGACACAAaggtagaggaagagggagtCATGAAGGTACAGAGGATGATGGAGAGGATGtttgaaggagggaaggaagaaaAGAGGgcaggggaagcagagagaaaggtggaaggagggatgggagaggcaGAAGTggtagaaagagagcgagaaacaacagaaagtgtggacactgtggagggagaggtgatGTTTGACAAAATAATCAGCAACCTAGAGCACACACTGGGTGGGTTGGaggtagagatggatggagagatggtggcGAACCccgaaagagaggggagagaagaggataaGAACCAAACAAAGGTTGGAGAAAGCAAGTTTAAGAAAGAAGAAGAGATAGATGAATATCTAATTAATGAGATGCTAATGTCAGAACAGCTGTCAGACACGTTTGGCACTTTAGATAAGACTGGAGTCAAACCTCAAGAGAAGtctggagggaaggaaagagaaagggaCAGTTCAGATAAGACAGTAGAGTGTGTCGTAGAGCGAGGTGAGAAAGAGGCTCGAGAGAAAGATGAGCAGGCTGAAACAGAGACCCATAAAAGCATTCGACCACAGCATTTAGATGAGAGAATGGAACAAGTATCAGACCAGACAAAGAGCGAGACATCCCGAGACCTGGAAGAAGAGAGCAAGGGAGTAGAAAGAGGGGGATATGAaggtggggaggtagaggagcAAACAAGCGAGAAGGAGATGGATTATTTTggggaaagagaaggggagaatTTTGAGAAGAATACAGACGAGAAAGAAACTGAGAGCAACCGAACTAAGGACCCAGAAGAGAGCGCCCCCTGTGTTCAGGAGGAGATACTGTCTTCAGAGGAGATCCAGAAT AGGTACTCGGCGATGTCACTGCGCAGTATCACCACTGAGGTGCTGACGGTGTTGAATGCGACAGAGGACCTACTCCAGGGGGTGGAAGAGGGTGACTACGCTTGTTCTCCTCCCTACACCCCTTCACTACCCCTCAACACTGACACCAAGAGGCTGGACGAACAGCTCAGCAGACTGGAGGAGAAT GTGTATGTGGCGGCGGGCACGGCATACGGCCTGGAGGCGGAGCTGGACGACCTGGAGGAGTGTGCCCGGGCCATCGGCAATTCCACCTCTGACCTGGAGCTGTCCTACCTGGAGGAGCAGGTGGCATCAGCTGCCGCCCAGGTGCATCAGTCTGACCTCCAG ACGCAGACTTTTGCTTTGGAAAAAAGGAGAAAGCGGGGGATTTTACCTCTGGTTTTACCTCGG GTGTCGGACATTGCAGCCAGGATCACAGCTCTGAAGAATGCAGGTCTCAACGTGGTCCCACAGAACCGCTTCACTAAGCCCAAGAAACAGCCTAAG ATAAAGAAACCTAAGCCAGACTGA